The Brasilonema sennae CENA114 genome includes a region encoding these proteins:
- a CDS encoding peptidase domain-containing ABC transporter — MKYAHILQYSEEDCGAACLASIARHHGRTFTLNHIREAVGTGQLGTTLLGLKRGAETLGFKARHVRTSAELLNRMNEAPLPAIIHWKGCHWVVLYGKKGKKCVVADPAVGIRYLSKKDLAEGWTDWLMLLVEPDPVRFLEQKNDEVGGFWRFFRRVWIFRGILAQALPLNFILGLLSLASPFLLQLLTDDVLVRGDTRLLTTVAIAVVVMNLIASSLSWVQSNLIAHFAQRLQLGLVLEFGRAILRLPLSYYESRRSGEIVSRLRDINEINQLVAQVVISLPSRFFIAIISLSLMVFYSWKLTIVAMFISVVMTLSTIVFQPSLRQKTRELLVTEAETQGILVETFKGALTLKSTTAAPQFWDEFQTRFSHLANVTLRTIQISIINNSFSSLVSAIGSIVLLWFGGNLVSNPAENLSIGQLLAFNSMNANFLGLISTIINFVDRFTRAKTATQRLTEVIDATPEHSEDDAKKPFARIQPNADIICRQVNFHYAGRLDLLEDFSITIPGGKVVALIGKSGCGKSTLAKVIAGLYPLQSGNIRIGLYNLDDLPLDCLRQQVVLVPQDAHFWSRSILENFRIGRPQLAFEEIVQACQIAEADDFISNLPEKYQTILGEFGANISGGQRQRLAIARAIATDPAILILDESTSGLDPVSENLVLDKLFKHRHGKTTILITHRPKVINRADWVVMLDQGRLKLQGTLSDLRSKEGDHLDFLII, encoded by the coding sequence ATGAAATACGCTCATATTTTACAATACAGTGAAGAAGATTGCGGTGCTGCTTGTCTAGCTTCTATAGCTAGACATCATGGACGTACTTTTACGCTGAATCATATCCGTGAGGCAGTCGGTACTGGACAATTAGGCACAACTTTATTAGGGCTGAAACGAGGGGCAGAAACACTCGGATTTAAAGCTCGCCATGTAAGAACTTCGGCAGAATTGTTAAATCGGATGAATGAAGCGCCCTTACCAGCAATTATTCACTGGAAAGGGTGCCATTGGGTTGTTTTATACGGCAAGAAAGGCAAAAAATGTGTCGTCGCCGATCCAGCAGTAGGAATCCGTTATCTTTCTAAAAAAGATTTAGCCGAGGGTTGGACGGATTGGTTGATGCTTTTGGTAGAGCCAGATCCAGTTCGCTTTTTGGAGCAAAAGAACGATGAGGTTGGAGGCTTTTGGCGTTTTTTCCGACGTGTCTGGATTTTTCGCGGAATTTTAGCGCAAGCTTTGCCGTTAAATTTCATTCTGGGATTACTCTCTTTAGCTTCCCCTTTTCTGCTGCAACTCCTAACTGATGATGTGCTGGTGCGTGGTGATACGAGACTACTGACGACTGTGGCGATCGCCGTCGTAGTCATGAATTTGATTGCTAGCAGTCTTTCCTGGGTGCAGTCTAACTTAATCGCTCACTTTGCCCAACGTCTACAACTAGGACTAGTCCTAGAATTTGGAAGAGCGATTCTGCGATTACCTCTTTCTTACTACGAATCTCGACGCAGTGGGGAAATTGTGAGTCGGTTGCGAGACATCAACGAGATTAATCAGTTAGTTGCTCAAGTTGTTATCTCTCTACCCAGTAGATTTTTTATTGCGATCATTTCTTTGAGTTTGATGGTTTTCTATAGCTGGAAACTAACGATAGTAGCGATGTTCATCTCTGTGGTGATGACTTTATCTACGATAGTCTTTCAGCCTAGTTTACGGCAAAAAACTCGTGAACTTTTGGTCACAGAAGCAGAAACACAAGGCATTTTAGTAGAAACATTTAAAGGCGCACTCACTCTCAAAAGTACCACAGCCGCACCCCAATTTTGGGATGAATTTCAAACCCGATTTAGCCATTTGGCTAACGTCACACTCCGGACTATTCAGATTAGCATTATCAACAATAGCTTTTCTAGTTTGGTTTCTGCTATTGGCAGTATTGTTTTACTATGGTTTGGCGGTAATTTGGTGAGTAACCCAGCGGAGAATTTAAGTATCGGGCAATTGCTAGCATTTAACTCGATGAATGCTAATTTCCTGGGCTTAATTAGTACTATCATTAATTTTGTTGATCGATTTACCCGTGCCAAAACTGCCACACAACGCCTGACAGAAGTTATAGATGCGACTCCAGAACATAGTGAAGATGACGCCAAAAAGCCATTTGCTCGAATACAACCAAATGCCGATATTATTTGTCGTCAAGTTAACTTTCACTATGCAGGTCGGCTTGACTTATTAGAAGACTTTTCTATAACAATCCCTGGTGGAAAAGTTGTTGCCTTGATTGGTAAATCCGGCTGTGGTAAAAGCACTTTAGCTAAAGTCATTGCTGGGTTGTATCCACTGCAATCAGGAAATATTCGTATTGGACTGTATAACCTAGATGACCTTCCTCTTGATTGTCTGCGTCAACAGGTAGTTTTAGTTCCTCAAGACGCTCACTTTTGGAGCCGTTCCATTCTTGAAAACTTTCGCATAGGAAGACCACAATTAGCTTTTGAGGAGATTGTGCAAGCTTGCCAAATTGCAGAAGCCGATGATTTTATTAGTAATTTACCCGAGAAATATCAAACGATTTTAGGTGAATTTGGCGCAAATATTTCTGGTGGACAACGTCAACGGCTAGCAATAGCACGAGCTATAGCCACAGATCCAGCAATCCTCATTTTAGATGAATCTACCTCTGGACTCGACCCTGTGAGCGAAAACCTCGTGCTGGATAAACTGTTTAAACATCGTCACGGTAAAACCACGATTTTGATTACCCATCGTCCCAAAGTTATTAATCGTGCTGATTGGGTTGTAATGTTAGATCAAGGCAGATTAAAACTTCAAGGAACTCTTTCAGATTTACGCTCAAAAGAAGGAGACCATTTGGACTTTTTGATAATTTAG
- a CDS encoding ABC transporter permease yields MKINVSRQKPRVLTWQAVFSMLMFVFMYLPIVVLAFYSFNQSPYSARWQGLTLEWYGKLFSDQRILSALENSLIVAFCAVGIAAILGTLMAVGLARYQFLGKSLYRGVSYLPLIIPDIAIAVATLVFLAAFAIPLSIWTIVCAHVVFCLAYVCLVVSSQLTHLDPHLEEAALDLGATPVQAFIKVLLPQLIPGVVAGCLLAFVLSLDDFLIASFTAGSGSNTLPMEIFSRIRTGVKPDINALSVILILVSGIVALIAELIRASGQRKNSH; encoded by the coding sequence ATGAAGATAAATGTATCTCGTCAGAAACCGCGTGTCTTGACATGGCAAGCGGTTTTCTCAATGCTCATGTTTGTTTTCATGTACCTACCTATAGTGGTACTGGCGTTTTATAGTTTCAACCAGTCGCCCTACAGTGCACGTTGGCAAGGGTTGACTTTGGAATGGTATGGCAAGTTGTTTAGCGATCAGCGGATTTTATCGGCTTTAGAAAACAGTTTGATAGTAGCCTTTTGTGCAGTAGGGATTGCTGCAATACTAGGAACGTTGATGGCAGTGGGGTTGGCGCGTTATCAGTTCTTGGGTAAGAGTTTGTATCGCGGTGTTTCTTACTTACCATTGATTATTCCTGATATTGCGATCGCAGTAGCTACCCTAGTTTTTCTAGCAGCCTTTGCCATTCCCTTAAGCATCTGGACAATCGTTTGTGCTCATGTCGTCTTTTGTCTTGCCTATGTTTGTCTTGTTGTATCTTCTCAACTCACTCATTTAGATCCCCATTTAGAAGAAGCAGCACTGGATCTCGGAGCAACACCAGTGCAAGCCTTTATCAAAGTCTTGTTACCTCAGTTAATACCTGGTGTTGTCGCTGGTTGTTTACTAGCCTTTGTCCTCAGCTTAGACGACTTTCTCATTGCCAGTTTCACTGCTGGTAGTGGTTCCAACACTCTACCTATGGAAATTTTTAGCCGCATCAGAACAGGAGTTAAACCAGATATTAATGCTCTGAGTGTTATCTTGATTTTAGTCTCTGGGATTGTCGCTCTTATAGCTGAGTTAATTCGTGCGTCAGGACAAAGAAAGAATAGTCATTAG
- a CDS encoding bifunctional serine/threonine-protein kinase/formylglycine-generating enzyme family protein has translation MQICQNPSCSNPFNSDSNRFCTSCGQNNFGYFLRNRYRVLELLGEGGFSRTYATEDVDRLDAPCVIKQFFPQIQGTSERTKAAQLFKEEAKRLYELGENHWQIPRLLAYFEQGSSLYLVQEFIQGQTLLQELQQQPFSEEKIRDLLKDLLPVLQFIHERNVIHRDIKPENIIRRQTDGKLVLIDFGGAKQVTQTSLSRQATVLYTIGYAPSEQMAGFACQASDLYALGVTCARLMTQCLPIQNPDGGQIQDTLYNPMNGEWLWREYLQEKGVTIGNDLRAILDKLLKHLAKDRYQSATEVLQELNATKFFAQPIVAIPQAKSLPFEKHKVTTPISEIKASSELDSLQTFNFDVVTVDAQGDEISRECRNGKFYAENLGSEVTLEMVGIPGDTFMMGSKDNEGDGDERPQHQVNIKPFFMGKFPVTQAQWKAVAALPKVKQSLNPYPSKFKGANRPVENVSWHEAIEFCTRLCAKTGRQYRLPSEAEWEYACRARTTTSFHFGETITTEFANCSQETQTWEQKPKNRKETTPVGSFQVANAFGLYDMHGLVWEWCADPWHKNYDGAPTDGSVWEVGGDDNRRVLRGGSWSFSSALCRSASRSWNEPDGGLRICGFRVVSSWSV, from the coding sequence ATGCAAATTTGTCAAAATCCCAGTTGCTCCAATCCCTTCAACTCTGACAGCAATAGATTTTGCACCAGTTGTGGACAAAATAACTTTGGCTACTTCCTTAGAAACCGCTACCGTGTGTTGGAATTGTTAGGCGAGGGTGGGTTTAGCAGAACATATGCAACCGAAGACGTTGATAGACTAGATGCTCCATGCGTCATCAAACAGTTCTTCCCACAAATTCAGGGGACTTCAGAACGTACAAAAGCTGCACAATTGTTTAAGGAAGAAGCGAAGCGACTTTATGAACTGGGAGAAAATCACTGGCAAATTCCCAGATTACTTGCTTACTTTGAACAAGGTTCTAGTCTTTATCTGGTGCAAGAATTTATTCAAGGGCAAACTCTATTACAAGAACTCCAGCAACAACCTTTTAGTGAAGAAAAAATCCGAGATCTTTTAAAAGATTTATTACCTGTTCTCCAATTCATTCACGAGCGTAACGTTATTCATCGGGATATTAAACCAGAAAATATTATTCGCCGCCAAACTGATGGCAAACTCGTTTTAATTGACTTTGGTGGTGCGAAGCAGGTGACGCAAACCAGTTTATCAAGACAAGCTACAGTACTATATACAATCGGTTATGCACCTAGCGAGCAAATGGCTGGATTTGCTTGTCAGGCGAGCGATTTATACGCTTTAGGAGTCACTTGTGCGCGTCTTATGACTCAATGTTTGCCCATACAAAATCCCGATGGGGGACAGATTCAAGATACTCTTTACAACCCCATGAATGGTGAATGGTTATGGCGAGAGTATTTACAGGAAAAAGGGGTTACTATTGGCAATGACTTGAGGGCAATTCTGGATAAGTTGCTGAAACATTTGGCAAAAGATAGATATCAATCAGCAACAGAAGTTTTGCAAGAATTGAATGCAACAAAATTTTTTGCACAACCAATTGTGGCAATTCCTCAAGCAAAATCGTTACCATTTGAAAAACACAAAGTCACAACGCCAATTTCTGAAATAAAAGCTTCTTCAGAACTCGACTCCTTACAAACCTTTAATTTTGATGTGGTGACAGTAGACGCACAAGGTGATGAAATCAGCCGTGAGTGTCGAAATGGAAAGTTTTATGCAGAAAACTTGGGGAGCGAAGTGACGTTGGAAATGGTAGGAATTCCTGGCGATACTTTTATGATGGGTTCAAAAGACAATGAGGGGGATGGGGACGAACGTCCACAACACCAGGTGAATATCAAACCTTTTTTTATGGGCAAGTTTCCCGTCACCCAAGCACAATGGAAAGCAGTCGCAGCTTTACCTAAAGTCAAACAATCTTTAAATCCTTATCCATCAAAATTTAAAGGTGCAAATCGACCAGTTGAAAACGTTTCTTGGCACGAAGCAATAGAATTCTGTACCAGGCTATGTGCAAAAACTGGACGACAATATCGCTTACCCAGTGAAGCCGAATGGGAGTATGCTTGTCGTGCCCGAACAACGACATCCTTCCATTTTGGCGAAACAATTACGACTGAATTCGCAAACTGTAGTCAGGAGACTCAGACTTGGGAACAAAAACCCAAAAACCGAAAAGAAACAACACCTGTAGGTAGTTTTCAGGTGGCAAACGCCTTTGGCTTATACGATATGCATGGGTTAGTTTGGGAGTGGTGTGCTGATCCTTGGCACAAAAATTATGATGGCGCACCCACAGATGGATCTGTTTGGGAAGTTGGTGGCGACGATAATCGTCGCGTGCTTCGCGGTGGTTCTTGGAGTTTTAGTTCTGCGCTTTGCCGTAGCGCCAGTCGTAGCTGGAACGAACCGGATGGCGGATTGAGGATATGTGGCTTTCGAGTGGTGTCAAGTTGGTCTGTTTAG
- a CDS encoding DUF1517 domain-containing protein: protein MRKKLQQATKPLLKSLLLLCLVITLAFSHTDGALAASGGRIGGGSFRMPSSSRPYSSPRTYAPGGGYGGGYYAPYPGGGFGFPFLLPFWGIGGGFGGLFSILIFIAIANFLVRSFRRVASGDSEAGYNSEVSYNSNPSVSVTRLQVGLLGSARNLQTELNHIAETADTNSPEGRAEILQEASLALLRHPEYWVYAGGGSEQARLNAAEAQFNRFSLAERSKFTGETLSNVNNQLKATAPKDALPGGGELDNPTRLITEGPGEYIIVTLLAATLGKLQLGDINSADDLRQALRQFGSIPGEQLLAIEVLWTPQAEGDTLTSDDVLAEYPDLKLV, encoded by the coding sequence ATGCGTAAAAAACTACAACAAGCTACTAAACCCCTTTTAAAATCTCTGCTCCTCTTATGCCTTGTTATTACATTGGCATTTAGTCACACCGATGGAGCGCTAGCCGCCAGTGGGGGTAGAATCGGCGGTGGTTCCTTCAGAATGCCCTCATCAAGCCGTCCCTACTCCTCTCCTCGCACCTACGCACCAGGTGGAGGTTATGGTGGGGGTTACTATGCTCCCTATCCTGGCGGTGGTTTTGGCTTTCCCTTCCTGCTTCCGTTTTGGGGTATTGGGGGAGGATTTGGCGGTTTATTTAGCATTTTGATTTTTATTGCGATCGCTAACTTTTTGGTGCGAAGCTTCCGTCGCGTTGCTTCTGGTGACAGTGAAGCAGGTTACAATAGCGAAGTCAGCTACAACAGCAACCCTTCTGTTTCCGTAACTCGTTTACAAGTTGGCTTGTTAGGTAGCGCCCGTAATTTGCAAACCGAACTCAACCACATTGCAGAAACTGCTGATACGAACTCCCCAGAAGGTAGAGCAGAAATTCTGCAAGAAGCCAGCCTAGCTTTGCTACGCCATCCGGAATATTGGGTTTACGCTGGTGGTGGTAGCGAACAAGCGCGTTTAAACGCAGCTGAAGCTCAATTCAACCGTTTCTCATTGGCAGAACGCAGCAAATTCACAGGAGAAACTCTTTCTAATGTGAACAACCAGCTCAAAGCAACTGCTCCCAAAGATGCTTTACCTGGTGGTGGTGAACTCGACAACCCAACCCGTCTGATCACTGAAGGACCTGGAGAATATATTATCGTCACTTTACTAGCTGCAACCTTGGGTAAACTCCAGCTAGGGGACATTAACAGCGCTGACGATTTGCGTCAAGCTCTACGTCAATTTGGTAGTATTCCTGGAGAGCAACTGCTTGCGATCGAAGTTCTTTGGACTCCACAAGCTGAAGGTGACACCCTCACCTCTGATGATGTCCTCGCGGAGTATCCAGATTTGAAATTAGTTTAA
- a CDS encoding glycosyltransferase family 4 protein → MENISRIRATIRDKTMSDPDILVISRSFQPKEGGIEEYIYNRCLQDPERVIVLTASCSGDKLFDKAQKFPIYRWPISRYWHSSFVESMLQPFLNCVCSFVLAIKLYFRYHYRYIEWGHGYHFLSLLLLSYLLPIRFFIYLHGKDILGFSTNPILRFLFECTLKRAQGIVCNSSYTQDYLRIHFDVATPTHVINPAVRVEKFGVSSYQENLDDLRVKVRNGYSIPEKAVVILSVGRVLKRKGFDRVIENLTLLLTFGMDVHYILCGQGPYESALKHLARRLRVHKRVHFAGYVPDQELSAYYAASDILAMLTQGDDKTPRVGGLGIVCLEAGYFGKPVIASGLGSVVDTVHHEENGILVNPNSGYEVFHAFKRLCQDQKLREQLGRRGKQLVQSKTLHRSIYIPESRYECLST, encoded by the coding sequence ATGGAAAACATTTCACGCATAAGAGCAACAATCCGAGATAAAACTATGTCAGACCCGGATATCCTAGTCATATCTCGTAGCTTCCAACCAAAAGAAGGTGGAATTGAAGAGTATATCTATAATCGTTGCTTACAAGACCCAGAACGAGTGATTGTTTTGACGGCTAGTTGTTCTGGAGATAAGCTATTTGATAAAGCGCAAAAGTTTCCAATCTATCGCTGGCCGATTTCTCGATACTGGCATAGTAGTTTTGTGGAGAGTATGCTGCAACCTTTCCTCAATTGTGTTTGCTCATTTGTGCTCGCCATAAAACTTTATTTTCGCTATCATTACCGTTATATTGAGTGGGGTCATGGCTACCATTTTCTTTCTCTTCTGCTGTTAAGTTATCTTCTACCCATCCGGTTTTTTATCTACTTACACGGAAAGGATATTCTTGGATTCTCAACTAACCCCATACTGCGTTTTCTATTTGAATGCACGTTAAAACGAGCGCAAGGGATTGTTTGTAACAGTTCCTATACTCAAGATTACCTCAGGATTCATTTCGATGTTGCGACACCAACTCATGTGATCAACCCTGCTGTGAGAGTAGAAAAATTTGGTGTTTCATCTTATCAAGAAAATCTGGATGATTTACGTGTCAAGGTGCGCAATGGATATAGCATTCCAGAAAAAGCAGTTGTGATTCTCTCAGTCGGACGGGTGCTAAAGCGTAAAGGTTTTGATCGCGTGATTGAGAATTTAACACTCCTACTAACTTTTGGGATGGACGTTCACTACATACTGTGTGGACAAGGTCCTTATGAGTCTGCACTGAAACATTTAGCCCGTCGTTTGCGGGTGCACAAGCGAGTTCATTTTGCTGGATATGTGCCTGACCAAGAATTAAGCGCATACTATGCAGCATCTGACATACTTGCAATGCTGACTCAGGGAGATGATAAAACCCCCAGAGTTGGGGGTTTAGGTATCGTCTGTTTAGAAGCAGGTTATTTTGGGAAACCTGTGATTGCTTCTGGCTTGGGGAGTGTAGTGGATACAGTTCATCACGAGGAAAATGGCATACTAGTGAATCCCAATTCCGGTTATGAAGTTTTTCATGCTTTCAAACGGTTGTGTCAAGACCAAAAGCTGCGTGAACAACTCGGTCGTAGAGGGAAACAATTAGTTCAATCCAAAACCTTACACCGCTCAATTTACATTCCTGAGTCTCGCTACGAGTGTTTGTCAACTTAA
- the thiS gene encoding sulfur carrier protein ThiS: MSDNITLLVNGETRSSLPQTPLPDLLQQLGFNPRLVAVEYNGEILHRQFWSDTKVQEGDRLEIVTIVGGG; this comes from the coding sequence ATGTCTGATAATATTACACTACTTGTCAATGGGGAAACTCGTAGCAGTTTACCGCAAACACCTTTACCGGACTTACTTCAGCAACTGGGTTTTAATCCTCGCTTGGTAGCAGTAGAGTATAACGGCGAAATTTTACACCGTCAGTTTTGGTCAGACACAAAAGTACAAGAGGGCGATCGCTTGGAAATAGTTACCATAGTTGGTGGTGGTTAA
- a CDS encoding thiamine phosphate synthase has translation MKEADCYDKSTNGVVVMVEPYSQTEQIQQVVYRILDANLDRAREGLRIIEEWCRFGLNNAQLAAQCKKERQEIAHWHTAELRAARNTPGDPGTDLTHPQEEQRTSIKSLLQANFCRVQEALRVLEEYSKLYNPNMGKACKQMRYRIYTLESTLMGRHRQQLLLRSRLYLVTSPGDKLLETVEAALKGGLTLVQYRDKTADDTVRLQQAKKLRQLCHDYGAIFLVNDRLDLALAVDADGVHLGQQDLPIAIARELLGPHRLIGRSTTKAAEMQAAIAEGADYVGVGPVYETPTKEGKAAAGLEYVSYAAKNCSIPWFAIGGIDPNNVNEVIDAGANRVAVVRSLMQAEQPTLVTQFFLSQLISRMKPELGMSYV, from the coding sequence ATGAAAGAGGCTGACTGTTACGATAAGAGCACTAACGGGGTTGTTGTAATGGTCGAGCCATACAGCCAAACAGAGCAAATACAGCAAGTTGTTTACCGCATTTTAGATGCAAATTTAGATCGCGCTCGTGAAGGTTTGCGAATTATTGAGGAATGGTGTCGCTTTGGGTTGAACAACGCCCAATTGGCTGCCCAATGCAAAAAAGAGCGACAAGAAATAGCTCATTGGCATACTGCTGAACTGCGGGCGGCGCGAAATACGCCTGGAGATCCTGGAACTGACTTAACTCATCCTCAAGAAGAGCAACGTACGAGCATCAAATCTTTGTTGCAAGCTAACTTCTGCCGAGTGCAAGAAGCCCTGCGGGTGTTGGAAGAATACAGTAAGCTTTACAACCCAAACATGGGCAAAGCTTGTAAGCAAATGCGTTATCGCATTTATACCTTGGAAAGTACTTTGATGGGACGTCATCGACAGCAACTGCTGTTGCGATCGCGTCTTTATCTTGTCACCTCCCCTGGTGATAAGTTGCTGGAAACTGTCGAAGCTGCCCTTAAAGGAGGATTAACACTCGTACAGTATCGCGACAAAACAGCCGATGATACTGTGCGCTTACAACAAGCGAAAAAGCTGCGGCAACTATGCCACGATTACGGTGCTATTTTTCTTGTCAATGATCGCTTAGATTTAGCTCTAGCGGTAGATGCTGATGGGGTACATTTAGGACAACAAGATTTGCCTATTGCGATCGCCCGAGAATTACTCGGTCCTCACCGTTTGATAGGTAGGTCTACCACAAAAGCGGCAGAAATGCAAGCAGCGATCGCTGAAGGTGCAGATTATGTTGGCGTGGGACCGGTTTACGAAACTCCAACAAAAGAGGGGAAAGCAGCAGCTGGCTTAGAGTACGTCAGCTATGCGGCTAAAAATTGTTCAATACCTTGGTTTGCCATTGGGGGAATAGATCCAAATAACGTGAATGAGGTGATCGATGCAGGAGCAAACCGTGTCGCCGTGGTGCGTAGTCTGATGCAAGCCGAACAACCTACCTTAGTGACACAGTTTTTCCTCTCACAGCTGATAAGTCGCATGAAACCAGAACTTGGTATGTCTTATGTCTGA
- a CDS encoding DUF1565 domain-containing protein, producing MIHPHVFSKSYIVNNLLGTRVAKDDKPYFFLNQIILSVFRFLVLCFTTGMGMAYMAMLGANLDVAIAQIPRTTDGKQLDVKTISQVNTLFVNPSVGDDKVNNGSEGTPFKTISKALRIAGPNTVIMLSSGTYTAETGESFPLILKPNISIQGDSGSKGRGIVIKGGDTYLSRTFGGKNVTIVGANQSKLTGVTITNPNSRGYGLWIEYSNPVIVENTFTGSTQDGIAVTGNSTPNIRNNFFYQNGANGITLSGNSQAEVRENLFQQTGFGVNITENAQPIVVSNSIQDNRSGIVVQANARPILRNNLIQGSKEDGLVAISQAMPNLGTASEPGGNQFRNNARYDINASAAKQIFPVFGNNLANNRINGKVDLTGTTAVADAGMGTTLARGNSPANLSPSPRLPLPTSSNNVSAGLNNQLQPLTPANSPLSATATNQQQLYAQNSGLPTPNSLTRYGGQSPTRTLPPRQGAPTRGIQPLANTSNTSRQANYVRISPGSVEFTAPQTASNTVDAGIQESRDARNLPQMTAPSPLPPSGRQLPQVNATSSNQVALAPVQGVQTQGESGLPRLEAAPVGEAALLPVPNTNIPLGNTSNMRKVAVPQRSSTTAYVDSSSPSPRGESQMNLRYRVVVEVQNEKEQELVKFLAPNAFPTVWRGKGVMQIGVFNTRNNADSMIKILNNNGLKAVVEPVN from the coding sequence GTGATTCACCCCCACGTTTTTTCTAAATCTTATATCGTAAACAACCTGCTAGGAACGCGAGTCGCCAAGGATGACAAACCATATTTTTTCCTCAATCAAATAATATTATCGGTGTTTCGTTTCTTAGTTTTGTGTTTCACAACTGGCATGGGAATGGCATACATGGCAATGCTTGGCGCAAACCTTGATGTTGCCATTGCTCAAATACCCAGAACAACAGATGGGAAACAACTGGATGTCAAAACAATCTCTCAGGTTAACACCCTTTTTGTCAACCCAAGTGTTGGAGATGACAAGGTAAACAATGGCAGTGAAGGTACTCCTTTTAAAACTATCAGCAAAGCGCTACGAATTGCTGGTCCCAATACAGTCATTATGCTGTCAAGCGGTACTTACACTGCTGAAACTGGAGAGAGTTTTCCTTTGATACTCAAACCAAACATTTCTATTCAAGGGGACTCTGGCAGTAAAGGTCGTGGTATTGTGATCAAAGGAGGAGATACTTACCTTAGTCGCACCTTTGGTGGTAAAAACGTCACGATTGTTGGCGCGAACCAATCTAAGTTGACTGGCGTAACAATCACCAATCCTAACTCTCGTGGTTACGGTTTATGGATTGAATACAGTAATCCAGTAATTGTGGAAAATACCTTTACTGGTAGTACCCAAGATGGAATTGCAGTGACTGGTAACAGTACCCCTAACATTCGCAATAATTTCTTTTATCAAAATGGAGCGAATGGAATCACCCTCTCTGGAAATTCCCAAGCCGAGGTGCGGGAAAATTTGTTTCAACAAACGGGCTTTGGTGTTAATATTACCGAAAATGCTCAGCCAATCGTAGTTAGTAATTCTATTCAAGACAACAGAAGTGGCATTGTAGTACAAGCCAATGCTCGCCCAATACTACGAAACAATCTCATTCAAGGTAGCAAAGAAGATGGGTTGGTAGCGATTTCTCAAGCTATGCCCAATTTAGGCACCGCCTCTGAACCAGGTGGTAATCAATTTCGCAACAATGCTCGTTACGACATTAACGCCAGCGCCGCCAAGCAAATCTTTCCTGTTTTTGGCAACAACCTTGCCAACAACCGCATCAATGGCAAGGTAGACTTGACTGGAACAACAGCAGTTGCAGACGCAGGAATGGGGACAACATTGGCGCGTGGGAACTCTCCTGCAAACCTGAGTCCCTCACCCCGTCTTCCTCTGCCCACATCTTCTAACAATGTTTCAGCAGGATTGAACAATCAACTACAACCATTAACACCTGCTAATTCTCCACTTTCTGCAACTGCAACCAATCAACAACAGCTTTATGCTCAAAATTCTGGCTTGCCAACTCCTAATAGCTTAACAAGGTATGGCGGACAATCTCCAACTAGGACACTACCACCCCGGCAAGGTGCCCCAACAAGAGGAATTCAACCATTAGCAAATACATCTAATACATCACGACAAGCAAATTACGTACGCATTTCTCCTGGAAGCGTAGAATTCACCGCACCCCAAACAGCAAGTAACACTGTTGATGCAGGGATACAGGAAAGTCGGGATGCGAGGAATTTACCACAGATGACTGCGCCTTCTCCCCTTCCCCCATCTGGGCGTCAACTACCACAAGTCAATGCAACTTCCTCTAACCAAGTCGCACTAGCACCCGTACAAGGAGTGCAGACTCAAGGAGAGTCTGGATTGCCAAGACTAGAAGCTGCGCCTGTCGGTGAAGCAGCTCTTTTGCCCGTTCCCAATACCAATATCCCTTTGGGCAATACTAGTAATATGCGAAAAGTGGCAGTACCTCAAAGATCTTCAACAACAGCGTATGTTGACAGTTCATCCCCATCGCCTAGGGGAGAAAGTCAAATGAATTTACGTTACCGAGTTGTGGTGGAAGTCCAAAATGAAAAAGAGCAAGAGTTAGTCAAATTCCTTGCTCCTAATGCTTTTCCCACTGTCTGGCGCGGTAAGGGAGTGATGCAAATTGGTGTCTTCAACACCCGCAATAACGCAGATAGCATGATTAAAATACTGAATAATAATGGTTTGAAAGCTGTGGTTGAGCCGGTGAATTGA